Proteins co-encoded in one Christiangramia fulva genomic window:
- a CDS encoding ketopantoate reductase family protein — MNILIYGIGGVGGYFGAKLAITKHHITFIARGAHLEAIKKNGITVKSILGDFHSRPGLATDDLKKIPAPDLVIFGVKSWQLAEAAKNLKPYVKSETIFLPLQNGVKNSEILMEFFPQNQILGGLCNLISFIESPGVIRHSAFNPGITFGELNNIKTSRIQMISDLFEEAGIKHLIADDIHREIWKKFLFICTISGLGGLTRVPIGAMRESEYLYEMMQKTAHEIVLLAQAKGINLDQNDVSRVFRIINDQDPESTASTQRDLMEGRPSELETFNGYVVQEARKENIAVPVNTLIYECLLPMEKRARKISAVKNRK; from the coding sequence ATGAATATTTTAATATACGGAATCGGTGGCGTGGGAGGCTATTTTGGCGCAAAACTGGCCATCACAAAACACCATATCACTTTTATAGCACGCGGCGCGCATTTAGAGGCCATTAAAAAGAATGGAATCACGGTAAAAAGCATCCTTGGTGATTTTCATTCACGTCCCGGCCTCGCCACTGATGATTTAAAGAAAATACCGGCTCCCGATCTGGTGATTTTTGGTGTTAAAAGCTGGCAATTAGCCGAAGCCGCTAAAAATCTAAAGCCTTACGTAAAATCTGAAACTATATTCCTTCCCTTGCAGAACGGAGTGAAAAATTCAGAAATTTTGATGGAGTTTTTTCCTCAAAATCAAATTCTGGGCGGCCTCTGCAATCTTATTAGCTTTATTGAATCTCCGGGAGTGATAAGACATTCAGCCTTTAATCCCGGTATAACCTTCGGCGAACTTAACAATATTAAGACTTCACGTATTCAAATGATCAGTGATTTATTTGAAGAAGCCGGAATCAAACATTTGATAGCTGACGATATCCATCGGGAGATCTGGAAAAAATTCCTTTTTATATGCACGATTAGTGGTCTTGGCGGACTTACACGAGTGCCTATTGGAGCTATGCGGGAGAGTGAGTATTTATATGAAATGATGCAAAAAACAGCTCATGAAATTGTTTTACTGGCACAGGCCAAAGGAATAAATCTGGATCAAAACGATGTATCGCGGGTTTTCAGGATCATAAATGACCAGGATCCCGAAAGCACGGCTTCCACCCAACGCGACCTGATGGAGGGAAGACCTTCAGAACTTGAAACTTTTAATGGCTATGTGGTTCAGGAAGCTCGAAAAGAAAACATTGCCGTGCCGGTAAATACGCTAATTTATGAGTGTCTTTTACCCATGGAAAAAAGAGCGCGTAAAATATCAGCCGTGAAGAATAGGAAATAA
- a CDS encoding fatty acid desaturase family protein codes for MKLKTVLMLSLFTIPLLILSLGIVHSVGMLFTLYIISGFGMAGIGMGVMHDAIHGSYSNNSRLNRFLGYTMNFIGANSTVWRLQHNVLHHTFTNIPESDDDINMPFFLRFSPHKKKYKIHKFQFIYVWFFYGISTLAWITMKDFVKLFRYRNIGLIESKKEFQEKLIELSIWKLSYYIYALVLPAIFLPFSFWIVLLAFVCMHLVTGLMISCVFQVAHIMPGIVFPEINKDGEIKNNWLVHQFLTTTNFAPKSRILSWMIGGLNYQIEHHLFPNICHVHYRQISPIVKSTALEYGIPYNEKSSFAGAISDHVKMLKSLGK; via the coding sequence ATGAAATTGAAAACGGTGCTCATGCTTTCCCTTTTTACTATTCCTCTGTTAATTCTTTCCCTCGGAATTGTGCATTCTGTCGGGATGCTTTTCACTCTTTATATTATTAGTGGTTTCGGGATGGCTGGTATTGGCATGGGAGTTATGCACGATGCCATTCATGGTTCTTACTCGAATAATTCACGCCTGAACAGGTTTTTGGGATATACCATGAATTTTATCGGAGCGAATTCCACGGTTTGGAGACTTCAGCATAATGTGCTTCATCATACTTTTACAAATATTCCCGAATCTGATGATGATATAAATATGCCATTTTTCCTCAGGTTTTCACCTCATAAAAAGAAATATAAAATCCATAAATTTCAGTTTATCTATGTCTGGTTTTTTTATGGTATTTCCACCCTGGCGTGGATTACAATGAAAGATTTTGTAAAATTATTCAGATATAGAAATATTGGCCTGATCGAATCCAAAAAGGAATTTCAGGAAAAATTAATAGAACTTTCCATCTGGAAATTGTCATATTATATCTACGCGCTTGTTTTACCGGCCATCTTTTTACCATTTTCCTTCTGGATCGTTCTACTGGCATTTGTTTGTATGCATCTCGTTACCGGATTAATGATAAGTTGTGTATTTCAGGTGGCTCATATAATGCCGGGAATTGTATTTCCTGAAATCAATAAGGATGGGGAGATCAAAAATAACTGGTTGGTACATCAATTCTTGACCACTACTAATTTCGCTCCTAAAAGCAGAATTTTATCCTGGATGATAGGCGGATTAAATTACCAGATAGAGCATCATTTATTCCCCAATATTTGTCATGTGCATTATCGACAAATTTCACCCATTGTAAAAAGTACGGCTCTGGAATACGGAATTCCCTATAATGAAAAATCCAGTTTTGCCGGCGCCATTTCAGATCATGTTAAAATGCTGAAATCGCTGGGTAAATAA
- a CDS encoding SRPBCC domain-containing protein, which produces MGPFGFRCDWGRVTEIEENSKICLKWQISPKREPVPDPEKASDIYIHFLEKGESGLLKFTHFNFENHGEGFENYCKTMDSEMGWDYILKRFKEYCEGIKSNNNHQPYNKRQ; this is translated from the coding sequence ATTGGTCCTTTCGGATTTCGTTGTGATTGGGGAAGGGTCACAGAAATTGAGGAAAATTCAAAGATCTGCCTTAAATGGCAAATTAGCCCTAAACGGGAACCGGTGCCTGATCCTGAAAAAGCAAGCGACATCTATATTCATTTTTTGGAAAAAGGAGAATCAGGCCTTCTAAAGTTTACTCATTTTAATTTTGAAAACCACGGAGAAGGTTTCGAAAACTACTGTAAAACAATGGATTCTGAAATGGGATGGGATTATATTCTGAAGCGTTTTAAAGAGTACTGCGAAGGAATAAAGAGCAATAATAACCATCAACCCTACAATAAAAGGCAATAA
- a CDS encoding DUF4256 domain-containing protein produces the protein MSERILDKQEKESIFKILKDRFEKNQERFQNITWEDIKSKLEQNPEKLWSINEMEKTGGKPDLLEYNKEENRFIFCDFSKESPAHRRSLCYDRKALESRKKFKPADSVKDVAEKMGVELMDEDQYKKLQALGDFDTKTSSWLETPDKIRKLGGAIFGDFRYGQVFIYHNGADSYYAARGFRGILKI, from the coding sequence ATGTCGGAAAGAATTTTAGACAAACAGGAAAAGGAGTCGATTTTCAAAATTCTGAAAGATCGTTTTGAGAAAAATCAGGAGAGATTTCAGAATATTACCTGGGAAGATATTAAGTCAAAACTGGAACAAAATCCTGAGAAATTATGGTCTATTAATGAAATGGAAAAAACAGGCGGCAAACCAGATCTATTGGAATATAATAAGGAGGAAAACCGGTTTATCTTCTGTGATTTTTCTAAAGAAAGTCCGGCGCATAGAAGAAGTCTTTGTTACGACAGGAAGGCCCTGGAATCAAGAAAAAAATTTAAACCTGCCGACAGTGTAAAAGATGTTGCTGAAAAAATGGGTGTAGAATTAATGGATGAAGACCAGTACAAAAAATTACAGGCGCTTGGTGATTTCGACACGAAAACTTCCAGCTGGTTAGAAACTCCGGATAAAATTAGAAAATTAGGAGGCGCAATATTTGGCGATTTCAGGTATGGACAGGTATTTATTTACCACAATGGCGCCGATTCGTATTACGCAGCCAGGGGATTTAGAGGAATTTTAAAAATTTAA
- a CDS encoding helix-turn-helix transcriptional regulator, giving the protein MNQKFQNWTQIYVQLQKAEQKQALEPNDLEKYALAAYLTGRDSESFQILEKAHQAYLDGKNTHKAVSCAFWLGLMLINAGEKARGGGWMARGQRLLTELGNKDCAEKGFLLVPQALGELSAGRGAIAQQIFERVISAGEKFRNNDLLVLGRLGLAQAMIQQDDYSEGVKLLDEIMIMLETEEIYPLVNGIVYCAAIETCRNVWDMKRAQEWTSALSRWCDLQPDIVPFRGECLVRRAEIFQLHGEWKEALEQIIKACEFLVQHSRVSATAEAFYRQAELHRLTGNMEKAESCYHEAAKRGKNPQPGLALLRLLQGQKEMAETSINNTLQETKDPKKRAELLPAVVKIKTYLKNLTEAAAAEKELSGIAAKLEVPYLQALSRYCNSTVLYAQGNFPPALEHLQKSLKTWNRLNFPYETACARELKGLLYSKLKDKDSSEAELIAAKWIFEQLNAKPDLERLKKTLNKEEKLNTYGLSLRELQVLRLVASGKTNKTLADELFISERTVDRHVSNIFNKLGVSSRVEATAFAFTNNLLSKNPE; this is encoded by the coding sequence ATGAATCAGAAATTCCAAAATTGGACGCAAATATATGTTCAACTACAAAAAGCTGAACAGAAACAGGCTTTAGAACCAAATGATTTGGAAAAATATGCTCTTGCCGCTTACCTAACCGGCAGGGATTCAGAAAGTTTTCAGATCTTAGAAAAAGCGCACCAGGCTTACCTGGATGGAAAAAATACCCACAAAGCCGTAAGCTGTGCATTTTGGCTGGGATTAATGCTTATAAATGCCGGTGAAAAAGCCAGAGGTGGCGGTTGGATGGCCAGAGGCCAAAGGCTTTTAACCGAATTAGGGAATAAAGATTGTGCAGAGAAAGGATTCCTTCTGGTCCCGCAGGCGCTTGGCGAACTTTCTGCCGGACGAGGCGCCATAGCCCAGCAGATCTTCGAACGTGTAATTTCAGCCGGTGAAAAATTCCGAAACAACGATCTTCTCGTACTTGGGCGATTGGGATTGGCACAGGCAATGATCCAGCAAGATGATTATTCAGAAGGTGTTAAACTTTTGGATGAAATTATGATCATGCTGGAAACAGAAGAGATCTATCCGCTGGTAAATGGGATCGTCTATTGCGCCGCTATTGAAACCTGCCGAAACGTTTGGGATATGAAAAGAGCACAGGAGTGGACCTCAGCTCTTAGCCGTTGGTGCGACCTGCAACCCGATATTGTTCCCTTCAGGGGAGAGTGCCTGGTGCGAAGAGCAGAGATCTTTCAGTTGCATGGAGAATGGAAAGAAGCCCTGGAGCAAATAATAAAAGCCTGTGAATTCCTGGTGCAGCACTCTCGAGTTTCGGCTACGGCAGAGGCTTTTTATCGGCAGGCTGAACTTCATCGCCTGACAGGAAATATGGAAAAAGCAGAATCCTGCTATCATGAAGCTGCGAAAAGAGGGAAAAATCCGCAACCCGGTCTGGCCTTATTACGCCTATTACAGGGGCAAAAGGAAATGGCTGAAACATCAATCAATAATACTTTACAGGAAACGAAAGATCCTAAAAAACGTGCCGAGCTTTTACCTGCGGTAGTGAAAATAAAGACATACTTAAAAAACCTGACAGAAGCTGCGGCAGCGGAAAAAGAATTATCGGGAATTGCTGCAAAATTGGAGGTGCCCTATCTTCAAGCCTTGAGCAGGTATTGCAATAGTACGGTACTTTACGCCCAGGGAAATTTCCCGCCAGCATTGGAACATCTCCAAAAATCATTGAAGACCTGGAACCGCTTAAACTTTCCCTATGAAACGGCGTGTGCCAGGGAATTAAAAGGACTACTCTATTCAAAATTGAAGGATAAAGATAGTTCGGAAGCAGAATTAATCGCCGCTAAGTGGATTTTCGAACAATTAAATGCCAAACCGGATCTGGAAAGGCTAAAAAAAACGCTTAACAAGGAGGAAAAGCTTAATACGTATGGCCTCTCACTTCGTGAATTACAGGTGTTGCGCCTGGTGGCATCGGGTAAGACCAACAAAACTTTGGCTGATGAATTGTTTATCAGTGAACGCACCGTCGACCGCCACGTGAGTAATATTTTCAATAAGCTAGGCGTCTCTTCCAGAGTGGAAGCCACCGCTTTTGCCTTCACAAATAATCTATTAAGTAAAAACCCGGAATAA
- a CDS encoding amidohydrolase family protein, protein MKNLVVLLFLMILFQNNYSQVKTNLKPEPIIDMHMHTGLPHPVPPGTLSLCRPEPCEGDVAATIDPAAHLKKTLEIMDRYNIVKAFVSGFDLQNIHKWKTAAPNRFITSHFILNPGKPDVQKLREEISAGNLQGMGEIGTQLMGIPPNDPKLEPYFALAEGQDLPVLIHTLGIGPYMANFRSAAGNPLLLEDVLLKHPKLRLYVENAGYPYKEEMIAMMYQYPQLYADVSTITWVIPRTEFYNYLESLIKAGLGKRIMFGSDQMVWPEKIAEAIEAIEQAPFLTKQQKRDIFYNNAVSFLHLDESDNIASQR, encoded by the coding sequence ATGAAAAATCTGGTGGTTTTATTATTTCTAATGATTTTATTTCAGAATAATTATTCGCAGGTTAAAACCAATCTGAAACCTGAGCCAATTATAGACATGCATATGCATACAGGTCTTCCCCATCCGGTTCCTCCAGGAACACTTTCCCTTTGCCGGCCAGAACCCTGTGAAGGCGATGTGGCAGCCACTATTGATCCCGCTGCTCATCTTAAAAAAACCTTAGAGATTATGGATCGGTACAATATTGTGAAGGCTTTTGTAAGCGGTTTTGACCTTCAAAATATCCATAAATGGAAAACAGCGGCGCCAAACCGATTTATTACCTCCCACTTCATTTTAAATCCAGGAAAACCTGATGTACAGAAACTCAGGGAAGAAATTTCTGCCGGCAATCTACAGGGAATGGGAGAAATAGGCACTCAATTAATGGGAATTCCCCCAAATGATCCAAAACTAGAACCCTATTTTGCCCTGGCCGAAGGACAAGACCTTCCCGTCCTCATCCATACCCTCGGAATTGGTCCGTATATGGCCAATTTTCGCTCTGCGGCAGGAAATCCTTTACTGCTGGAAGACGTACTTTTGAAACATCCTAAATTGCGCCTGTACGTTGAGAATGCCGGATATCCTTATAAAGAAGAAATGATTGCCATGATGTATCAGTATCCGCAGCTTTACGCCGATGTTTCAACCATTACCTGGGTGATCCCGCGCACCGAGTTTTACAATTATTTGGAATCCCTCATAAAGGCAGGTTTGGGCAAGAGGATCATGTTTGGTTCAGACCAGATGGTGTGGCCGGAAAAGATCGCTGAAGCCATAGAAGCGATTGAGCAGGCTCCCTTTTTAACGAAGCAGCAAAAACGCGATATCTTTTATAATAATGCGGTTAGTTTTCTTCATTTGGATGAGTCTGATAACATAGCATCCCAAAGATAA
- a CDS encoding RDD family protein: protein MIVTNTKPHLTKRIIATLIDYGIYYLFVFVFIMFFGEDNEEGARQVTGALALIPILVWFIYFVLFELTFNATLGHQLFELEVRNIDGSKIEFTQALRRRLLDFIDICMFGIPAIITIKNTEHNQRLGDLWANTKIIKVQNKKADVEVSS, encoded by the coding sequence ATGATTGTAACCAATACCAAACCTCATTTGACAAAAAGAATAATAGCAACTCTAATAGATTATGGTATCTATTACTTATTTGTCTTCGTTTTTATAATGTTTTTCGGAGAAGATAATGAAGAAGGTGCTAGACAAGTAACTGGAGCATTAGCATTGATTCCTATACTAGTTTGGTTTATTTACTTTGTTTTATTTGAGTTAACCTTTAATGCGACTTTAGGACACCAATTATTTGAATTAGAAGTTAGGAATATTGATGGAAGTAAAATTGAATTTACACAAGCTCTAAGAAGAAGATTATTGGATTTTATTGATATATGTATGTTTGGAATTCCCGCAATAATTACAATAAAAAACACTGAACATAACCAGAGATTAGGAGATCTTTGGGCTAATACTAAAATTATAAAAGTCCAAAATAAAAAAGCTGACGTAGAAGTAAGTTCGTAG
- a CDS encoding phospholipase D family protein, producing MSKFLNTTGVSYHLEELIKNTNDRLILISPYLQFHNRIKDHIHNLNIQKKDIRIVYRESKLQLEESNWLESQIGVRTSVCSTLHAKCYLNESEAIVTSMNLYSFSQQNNDEMGIYVSKEKDPDLYNDIYNEAQRLLTISEEIRVTVKKVDKQAEDKVRENKKPNKPTKDFSNSKYLTTKELSKKTGLSSRKVNSILVKKELMYKKDDDWYYTKKGNEFGAEQKEGAYGKFIVWPEEIADSILK from the coding sequence ATGTCCAAATTTCTTAACACCACAGGTGTTTCTTATCATCTTGAAGAATTAATTAAAAACACGAATGATCGATTAATTTTAATAAGTCCATATCTACAATTTCATAATAGAATAAAAGATCATATACATAATTTGAATATCCAGAAAAAGGATATAAGAATCGTTTACAGAGAAAGTAAACTACAATTAGAAGAAAGTAATTGGCTAGAAAGTCAGATTGGAGTTAGAACAAGTGTATGTTCTACTTTACACGCAAAATGTTATTTAAACGAGAGTGAAGCAATTGTAACATCAATGAATTTATATTCATTTTCTCAACAAAATAATGATGAGATGGGAATATATGTTTCAAAAGAAAAAGACCCTGATTTATATAATGATATATACAATGAAGCGCAAAGACTATTAACAATTAGCGAAGAGATTCGGGTTACGGTCAAAAAAGTCGATAAGCAAGCTGAGGATAAAGTAAGAGAAAATAAAAAGCCAAATAAACCAACAAAAGATTTCTCCAACTCAAAATACTTAACGACTAAAGAGCTTTCTAAAAAAACTGGACTAAGTAGTCGAAAAGTCAATTCAATATTGGTGAAAAAAGAATTGATGTATAAAAAAGATGATGATTGGTATTACACCAAAAAAGGTAATGAATTTGGTGCAGAACAAAAAGAAGGTGCTTATGGTAAATTTATTGTCTGGCCAGAGGAAATAGCAGATAGTATCCTTAAATAA
- a CDS encoding ArsR/SmtB family transcription factor — translation MEKTSCIRQQADIEQINRCKDTVSGLDESFNYLANGLSLVGNSVRLKILYLLFEEKRLCVCDLSDILGMNISAISQHLRKMKDRNLLETDREAQTIFYSLTAEYEKLLNPFFEILDKNKILKAV, via the coding sequence ATGGAAAAAACTTCTTGCATAAGACAACAAGCCGATATTGAACAAATAAATCGGTGTAAAGACACAGTTTCCGGATTAGACGAATCCTTCAACTATTTAGCAAACGGACTATCATTAGTAGGCAATAGTGTTCGCCTAAAAATACTTTACCTTCTGTTTGAGGAAAAAAGACTATGTGTTTGTGATCTAAGCGACATTCTCGGTATGAACATTTCTGCTATCTCTCAACACTTAAGGAAAATGAAAGACCGCAATCTTTTGGAAACTGATAGAGAAGCCCAAACTATTTTTTACTCACTCACGGCTGAATATGAAAAATTACTAAATCCATTCTTTGAAATACTTGATAAAAACAAAATTTTAAAAGCGGTATGA
- the merTP gene encoding mercuric transport protein MerTP, with amino-acid sequence MKSENKLLGAGVLTAITASLCCITPVLALIAGTSGIASTFSWIEPFRPYLIGLTVLVLGFAWYQKLKPKKEIDCQCETDEKPKFIQSKTFLGIVTVFAVVMLAFPYYSGIFYTNTEKQIIVVDKSDIKTVQFKINGMTCTGCEEHVNHEVYKLDGIINSKASYENGNATIEFDQAKTNEMEIEKAINSTGYKVTDKKEIY; translated from the coding sequence ATGAAAAGTGAAAACAAATTACTCGGTGCAGGTGTGTTAACTGCAATCACAGCTTCATTATGCTGTATTACACCAGTTTTGGCTTTAATCGCAGGAACAAGTGGAATTGCTTCAACATTTTCTTGGATTGAACCTTTTAGACCTTACCTGATTGGACTTACAGTTTTAGTTCTTGGGTTTGCCTGGTACCAAAAACTAAAACCCAAAAAAGAAATTGATTGTCAATGTGAGACGGACGAAAAGCCAAAGTTTATTCAATCAAAAACATTTTTAGGAATTGTAACTGTGTTTGCAGTTGTAATGTTGGCATTCCCATATTATTCAGGGATTTTTTATACAAACACAGAAAAGCAAATAATCGTAGTTGACAAATCGGACATTAAAACAGTTCAATTTAAAATCAACGGAATGACCTGTACAGGTTGCGAAGAACACGTAAACCACGAAGTATATAAACTTGACGGAATTATCAACTCAAAAGCTTCCTACGAAAATGGAAATGCTACCATTGAATTTGACCAAGCCAAAACCAATGAAATGGAAATTGAGAAAGCAATTAACTCAACAGGTTATAAAGTAACTGACAAAAAAGAAATCTATTAG
- a CDS encoding dihydrolipoyl dehydrogenase family protein, which produces MKEYDVFIIGSGMSGMTIANKCASKGLTVGITDELPYGGTCALRGCDPKKVILGATEVREFAKRLKSSGIDTIPKVNWKDIMSFKQSFVKAMPPKIEKGYEKKGIDTFHHTAKFLTENTLRVGNDEIKANKIVIAAGAKPRVLEFEGGHFAKSSTDFLNLEELPKSLLFIGGGYIAFEFAQIAARCGAEVTIVHRGRNPLKNFDQDIVTHLVSATKKLGIKIFLKTEVEAIEKIGNKYRVKGKSEEKTEYFEAETVFNSAGRPPAIFDLDLEKANIAYSKNGVSVNEYLQSTSNQNIYAAGDAADSEGLPLTPVAVLEGHTVASNIIKGNSKEISYPPMPTVVFTLPTMASVGYNESKAKELNRNIQVNYKEALDWFNAKRLKVEEYAFKTVIDEDTQTILGAQLIGPHTEETINLFAMAIHTKMKVNDLKKMIFSYPTMASDIPHML; this is translated from the coding sequence ATGAAGGAATATGATGTATTTATAATTGGTTCAGGAATGTCAGGAATGACAATCGCCAACAAATGTGCCTCCAAAGGATTGACAGTCGGAATTACAGATGAATTACCTTACGGGGGTACGTGTGCATTAAGAGGATGTGACCCCAAGAAAGTCATTTTAGGAGCTACAGAAGTCCGGGAATTTGCTAAAAGACTTAAAAGCAGTGGAATTGATACAATTCCTAAAGTCAATTGGAAAGATATAATGTCATTCAAACAATCTTTTGTGAAGGCAATGCCCCCAAAAATTGAAAAAGGATATGAAAAAAAGGGAATAGATACTTTTCATCATACAGCTAAATTTTTAACTGAAAACACCTTGAGAGTTGGAAATGACGAAATAAAGGCTAATAAAATTGTAATTGCAGCCGGTGCCAAACCAAGGGTTTTAGAATTTGAAGGTGGTCATTTTGCCAAGTCCAGTACTGATTTTTTGAATTTAGAAGAATTACCGAAATCTTTATTATTTATTGGTGGTGGCTATATTGCTTTTGAGTTTGCACAAATTGCAGCAAGATGTGGAGCAGAAGTAACTATAGTTCATCGTGGAAGAAATCCGCTTAAGAATTTTGACCAGGATATTGTTACCCATCTTGTTTCAGCCACAAAAAAATTAGGAATAAAAATTTTCCTTAAAACAGAAGTGGAAGCTATTGAAAAAATCGGTAATAAGTATAGAGTGAAAGGTAAATCTGAAGAAAAAACAGAATATTTTGAAGCTGAAACTGTTTTTAATTCTGCCGGGCGACCTCCGGCGATATTTGATTTGGACTTGGAAAAAGCCAACATTGCTTATTCTAAAAATGGTGTTTCAGTAAATGAATATCTTCAAAGTACTTCAAACCAAAATATTTATGCAGCAGGTGATGCTGCAGATTCGGAAGGCTTGCCTTTAACTCCCGTTGCAGTTTTGGAAGGTCACACAGTTGCGTCGAATATAATTAAAGGTAATTCTAAAGAAATAAGTTACCCACCAATGCCAACGGTAGTTTTTACATTGCCTACTATGGCCTCTGTTGGTTATAATGAATCAAAAGCTAAAGAGCTAAATAGGAATATTCAAGTAAATTATAAAGAGGCTTTAGATTGGTTCAATGCCAAACGTTTGAAGGTAGAAGAATATGCATTTAAAACTGTTATTGATGAAGATACCCAGACAATTTTGGGCGCACAATTAATTGGTCCGCATACTGAAGAAACTATAAATCTCTTTGCGATGGCTATACATACTAAAATGAAGGTGAATGATCTTAAGAAAATGATTTTCTCATATCCTACGATGGCTTCAGACATTCCACATATGCTTTAA
- a CDS encoding GDCCVxC domain-containing (seleno)protein → MKTILKSEITCPNCGHKEVEDMPTNACQFFYQCKNCKKVLKPKEGDCCVYCSYGTVPCPPIQENKSCC, encoded by the coding sequence ATGAAAACTATATTAAAATCAGAAATAACCTGTCCAAATTGCGGACATAAAGAGGTGGAAGATATGCCGACAAACGCTTGTCAATTCTTTTACCAGTGTAAGAATTGCAAAAAAGTTCTTAAACCAAAGGAAGGAGATTGTTGTGTTTATTGCTCATACGGCACTGTACCTTGTCCACCAATTCAGGAGAATAAAAGTTGCTGTTAA
- a CDS encoding AbrB/MazE/SpoVT family DNA-binding domain-containing protein: METSIIQIGNSKGLRLSKTILEKYHIKDKVELILEKGQIILRPIDSPRKNWEEKFKKMAKNEDDQLLMNDVFDDENFDEWI, from the coding sequence ATGGAAACTTCAATTATACAGATTGGAAATTCAAAAGGACTTCGTTTAAGCAAAACGATTCTTGAAAAATATCACATAAAAGATAAAGTAGAACTCATTTTAGAAAAAGGTCAAATTATACTCCGACCAATTGATTCGCCAAGAAAAAATTGGGAAGAAAAATTTAAGAAAATGGCCAAAAATGAAGATGATCAACTTCTGATGAATGATGTGTTTGATGATGAAAACTTCGATGAATGGATTTAA
- a CDS encoding type II toxin-antitoxin system PemK/MazF family toxin — translation MDLNQYDIVLVNLDPTVGSEIKKTRPCVIISPNEMNKYLRTIVVAPMTTNTKKYPTRIPVKSNGKKGMIAIDQIRTIDKLRIVKIFESLSNSEIKKCKEVLKETFVD, via the coding sequence ATGGATTTAAATCAATACGATATAGTTCTAGTTAATCTAGATCCGACTGTTGGAAGTGAAATCAAGAAAACCAGACCTTGTGTAATCATTTCTCCAAATGAGATGAATAAATATTTAAGAACGATTGTTGTTGCTCCTATGACAACAAATACGAAAAAATATCCGACAAGAATTCCGGTAAAATCAAATGGAAAAAAAGGAATGATTGCAATTGATCAAATTAGAACAATTGATAAACTAAGAATTGTAAAAATCTTTGAATCATTATCCAACTCGGAAATCAAAAAGTGTAAAGAGGTGCTTAAAGAAACATTTGTGGACTAA